The following proteins come from a genomic window of Lycium ferocissimum isolate CSIRO_LF1 chromosome 4, AGI_CSIRO_Lferr_CH_V1, whole genome shotgun sequence:
- the LOC132052877 gene encoding phosphoserine phosphatase, chloroplastic, with the protein MEGLMSFQANSVGAVSRKQSSVLMPTFSPNNTSSRVSVQPIGMVRNSKLFNSFVASVQPLEASAVTPIDNTLPSKEVLDIWQNADAVCFDVDSTVCVDEGIDEFAEFCGAGKAVAEWTARAMNGSVPFEEALAARLSLINPSLKQLQDFLKRPPRLSPGIDLLVKKLKDTNKDVYLVSGGFRQMINPVASILGIPLENIFANQIHFGSNGEYAGFDKNEPTSRKGGKATAVQQLRKAHGYKSLVMIGDGATDLEARMPGGADLFVCYGGVQLREPVAAKADWLVFNFKDLINSLV; encoded by the exons ATGGAGGGGTTGATGAGTTTTCAGGCGAATTCTGTTGGTGCTGTATCTAGAAAGCAAAGCTCGGTACTAATGCCTACATTCTCTCCAAACAATACTAGTTCAAGAGTTTCTGTTCAACCAATTGGAATGGTGAGAAATTCCAAGTTGTTTAATTCATTTGTTGCTTCAGTTCAGCCCCTTGAAGCTTCTGCGGTAACCCCTATTGACAACACGTTACCATCTAAAG AGGTTCTTGATATTTGGCAAAATGCGGATGCCGTATGCTTTGATGTGGATAGCACTGTTTGCGTAGATGAGGGCATTGATGAATTTGCAGAGTTTTGTGGTGCTGGAAAGGCTGTAGCGGAATGGACTGCTAG GGCAATGAATGGGTCTGTCCCTTTTGAAGAAGCATTGGCAGCTCGTCTATCTCTTATTAACCCTTCATTGAAACAACTCCAAGATTTTCTTAAGAGACCTCCACG ACTTTCTCCTGGCATTGATCTATTGGTCAAGAAGCTGAAGGATACAAATAAAGATGTTTATCTCGTGTCTGGAGGGTTTCGTCAAATGATCAAT CCTGTTGCATCGATCCTTGGTATACCGCTTGAAAATATCTTTGCCAATCAAATACATTTTGGGAGTAATGGAGAATATGCTGGGTTTGATAAAAATGAGCCAACTTCAAGGAAGGGAGGGAAAGCTACTGCAGTTCAACAATTAAGAAAG GCTCATGGATACAAGTCACTGGTCATGATCGGTGATGGTGCTACTGATCTTGAG GCTCGTATGCCAGGTGGTGCAGACTTATTTGTTTGCTATGGAGGAGTTCAACTAAGAGAACCAGTTGCAGCTAAAGCGGATTGGCTGGTGTTTAATTTTAAGGACTTGATTAATTCATTGGTGTAA